In a single window of the Desulfatiglans anilini DSM 4660 genome:
- a CDS encoding sigma-54-dependent transcriptional regulator — translation MNSSTSEKPSRFSLLVVDDDRVVLMLLKEIFSSQPYDVMTCETGRKALRMLASHKFDAALVDLGLPDTDGITLLKKIRMLHPETAVIILTGIGGVKEAVEAVQAGAVDFVQKPFTPNQLLERIANIAECAATEEERRSLESEASPRFDFAPLVGRSVPMLRLKDLIARVGPTDATVLIEGETGTGKELVAKAIHHHSQRAGEVFVPVDCAAIGQTVIESELFGHVKGAFTGAHKSSEGLIRSAEGGSLFMDEIGELALNLQSKLLRTIQERQVRPIGSSCSYQVDVRIIAATNRDLSEEAALGRFRDDLLYRLNVVNMHVPPLRERRDDIPLLADYFLERFKTARSPVKSISKDALDLLAREEWRGNVRELENVIRRAVALGRHAEIRSVDLDLTGAGSDANDGNHREQVMGDTYSDYERAAIENALEKTMYNRRKAAKLLQIGEATLYRKLRKFDISAVD, via the coding sequence ATGAACAGTTCAACCAGCGAGAAACCCTCCAGATTTTCCCTGCTGGTCGTCGATGACGACCGGGTTGTGCTGATGCTTCTGAAGGAGATCTTCAGCTCCCAACCTTACGACGTAATGACCTGCGAAACGGGGCGGAAGGCCTTGAGGATGCTGGCTTCCCACAAGTTCGATGCGGCGCTCGTCGACCTGGGCCTGCCGGACACGGACGGGATCACGCTTCTCAAGAAGATCCGGATGCTGCATCCGGAGACTGCTGTCATCATTTTAACGGGGATAGGCGGCGTCAAGGAGGCCGTGGAGGCGGTGCAGGCCGGCGCTGTCGATTTTGTGCAGAAGCCCTTCACTCCGAACCAGCTGCTCGAGCGTATAGCGAACATCGCCGAGTGTGCAGCCACCGAAGAGGAGCGCCGCAGCCTGGAATCTGAGGCCTCTCCCCGCTTCGATTTCGCTCCCCTGGTGGGCCGGTCCGTTCCCATGCTGAGGTTGAAAGACCTCATCGCCCGCGTAGGGCCGACCGACGCCACCGTGCTCATCGAGGGCGAGACCGGCACGGGCAAGGAACTCGTGGCGAAGGCAATTCATCATCACAGCCAACGGGCCGGCGAGGTCTTCGTCCCCGTCGACTGCGCAGCCATCGGGCAGACCGTCATCGAAAGCGAACTCTTCGGCCACGTCAAAGGGGCCTTCACGGGCGCCCACAAGAGCTCCGAAGGGCTGATTCGATCCGCCGAAGGGGGGTCGCTCTTCATGGACGAAATCGGGGAACTCGCCTTGAATCTGCAGTCGAAGCTCCTGCGCACGATCCAGGAGCGTCAGGTCCGTCCGATCGGGAGCAGCTGCAGTTATCAAGTGGATGTCAGGATCATCGCCGCGACGAACCGGGACTTGAGCGAAGAGGCGGCCCTCGGCCGTTTCCGTGATGACCTCCTCTACCGCCTCAATGTTGTGAATATGCATGTTCCGCCCCTCCGGGAGCGGCGTGACGACATCCCGCTGCTGGCTGATTACTTCCTGGAACGCTTCAAGACAGCCCGCTCTCCTGTCAAGTCCATCTCGAAAGATGCCCTCGATCTTCTCGCGCGGGAGGAATGGCGCGGGAATGTACGGGAGTTGGAGAATGTCATCCGGCGCGCCGTTGCCCTCGGCAGGCATGCGGAGATCCGGTCTGTAGATCTGGATTTGACCGGCGCAGGATCGGATGCGAACGACGGGAATCACCGTGAGCAGGTCATGGGGGACACGTACAGCGACTATGAAAGGGCGGCGATCGAGAATGCCCTCGAAAAGACCATGTACAACCGCCGAAAAGCGGCCAAACTGCTGCAGATCGGCGAGGCGACGCTCTATCGCAAGCTCCGCAAATTCGACATTTCTGCCGTCGACTGA
- a CDS encoding putative Ig domain-containing protein, producing MGETHEVIATLTDKDGMAQNGTVIFFTVISGPNEGLNGTNSTNSTGQAVFSYTGSTNGTDTIQACYENSAEQRICSQTVTKVWNPLIIDPQPPHIDLTPPYDLNLVGQEHNATAAITNVSEDLPVTITVISGPNQGISTNATMNTNGTLSLVYNGTAGIGVDRIQACLVFEGQEICSDIVEKEWTIEVIELDPLLDTNPVETDHTVTATIKNLKNGDPIPDVLVSFEVKAGPNAGQTGQNATNGTGQASFTYTSNGDTGTDAIRACFTNAAQQQVCTDYGDTFDKDAIKHWEDDGPVCPAIKPNPAFLPDGRIGEPYSQTITGFGGSAPYTFEVTAGELPEELSLDPDTGLLSGTPIESGVFTFTITATDDNDCTGEREYTLTICPGIVLSPDTKTLPNGHVGVFYSQWITASAGSGASQGLGSNGGQGPYLYALTAGSLPDGLSPEQGPGGLRISGWPTTTGTWHFTITATDSAFPSCSASQDYAISIGEAPAQVPVPALSDWGVLMAVLLLPLAGYLALKRRSNRQNKTSSL from the coding sequence GTGGGAGAAACGCACGAGGTCATAGCCACCCTCACCGACAAGGACGGGATGGCTCAAAACGGGACCGTGATCTTCTTCACCGTCATTTCAGGGCCGAACGAGGGCCTGAACGGGACGAACTCGACCAATTCTACCGGGCAGGCGGTCTTTTCCTACACCGGTTCGACGAACGGAACGGACACGATCCAGGCCTGCTATGAAAACTCCGCCGAGCAGAGGATCTGCTCCCAAACCGTGACCAAGGTATGGAATCCGTTGATTATCGACCCGCAGCCACCCCACATCGACCTTACCCCTCCCTATGATTTGAATCTTGTCGGCCAGGAGCACAACGCCACCGCAGCCATCACGAACGTCAGCGAGGACCTGCCCGTCACGATCACCGTCATCAGCGGCCCCAACCAGGGCATCTCGACAAACGCGACGATGAACACGAACGGAACCCTCTCGCTCGTTTACAACGGGACGGCGGGCATCGGCGTCGATCGCATTCAGGCGTGCCTGGTTTTTGAGGGGCAGGAGATCTGCTCCGACATCGTAGAAAAGGAATGGACCATCGAGGTCATCGAACTGGATCCGCTCCTGGATACCAACCCCGTTGAAACCGACCACACGGTCACAGCAACCATCAAAAATCTCAAGAATGGCGATCCCATTCCGGATGTTCTGGTCTCTTTCGAGGTCAAGGCCGGCCCGAACGCAGGCCAAACCGGGCAAAACGCGACGAACGGGACGGGCCAGGCGAGTTTTACCTACACAAGTAATGGCGACACGGGGACGGATGCCATCCGGGCCTGCTTCACCAACGCCGCCCAGCAGCAGGTCTGCACCGATTACGGCGACACCTTCGACAAAGACGCCATCAAGCATTGGGAGGACGATGGCCCGGTCTGCCCGGCTATCAAACCGAACCCCGCGTTCCTGCCTGACGGCCGCATCGGAGAACCCTACAGCCAGACCATCACCGGGTTCGGGGGCTCCGCGCCCTATACGTTCGAAGTCACGGCGGGCGAACTGCCCGAGGAACTGAGCCTCGATCCCGATACAGGCCTTCTTTCCGGCACCCCCATCGAATCAGGGGTCTTCACCTTCACCATCACAGCCACCGACGACAATGATTGCACGGGCGAAAGAGAATACACCCTGACCATCTGCCCGGGCATCGTTCTCTCCCCTGACACGAAGACGCTGCCCAACGGCCACGTCGGTGTCTTCTACTCGCAATGGATCACCGCCAGCGCCGGCAGCGGCGCTTCGCAAGGGCTCGGCTCCAACGGCGGGCAAGGCCCCTATCTTTACGCTCTGACCGCCGGGAGCCTGCCGGACGGCCTCTCTCCCGAGCAGGGACCGGGCGGGCTGCGGATTTCGGGATGGCCTACGACAACCGGGACATGGCATTTTACCATCACGGCCACCGACAGCGCCTTCCCGAGCTGTTCCGCATCGCAGGACTATGCCATCTCCATCGGAGAGGCCCCCGCGCAAGTCCCCGTGCCCGCCCTTTCGGACTGGGGGGTCCTCATGGCTGTCCTCCTGCTGCCCCTGGCGGGATACCTGGCCTTGAAACGCCGCTCAAACCGGCAAAACAAAACGTCTTCACTGTAG
- a CDS encoding ATP-binding protein, giving the protein MKAPAARSTGPSRSVLRLAVVGGGRTCRSLLEAVREPAISRVKVEIRAVCDPDPSAEGMRLAAEMGIPTAEDYASVLAAPDLDGILDLTRDPQVFVDLVRRRPQGVWVVDRDLFRFLQERFLSGETLCQDADRQVLLEKSMADLLFHQTHEAIILLDPDFTILDANQAYLQAVGRSLKEAVGKRCYETIYGFNSPCSEWQPEMPCPMLETMRTGERAHVIHERIDADGRSAYATLETYPVKDEAGKVVRVIEIRRDITQELPSRWEMRLEELKTNLGKLVQEDRILSLGKLSASCAHEINNPIQGMLTFGHLMRTILEEKALPEQGDLEQFKQYLELMCSELERCGRIVSGLLSFARESSMERKEVDINETLQSVITLTRHHMQLQDLTLDLSLSGRPLFIRGDPNQLQQCFLNVIFNAIEATPEGGTVAIRSRAAAEEGRDWAEVSVEDTGCGIAKETLSKIFDPFFTTKPEGKGTGLGLSIVFGVVKGHDGRIGVESDEGRGTRVTLSFPVLNPEEGE; this is encoded by the coding sequence ATGAAAGCGCCCGCCGCACGATCCACCGGTCCATCCCGATCCGTCCTCCGCCTCGCCGTTGTGGGCGGCGGACGGACCTGTCGCTCCCTTCTCGAAGCCGTGCGGGAGCCGGCCATCTCGCGGGTGAAGGTGGAGATCCGCGCCGTCTGCGACCCCGACCCCTCCGCCGAGGGCATGCGGCTGGCCGCCGAGATGGGCATCCCGACGGCCGAGGACTACGCCTCCGTCCTCGCTGCGCCGGACCTCGACGGGATCCTCGACCTCACGCGCGACCCGCAGGTCTTTGTGGACCTTGTGCGGCGGCGTCCGCAGGGCGTGTGGGTGGTCGACCGCGACCTCTTCCGCTTCCTGCAGGAGCGGTTCCTTTCCGGCGAAACCCTTTGCCAGGACGCCGACCGGCAGGTGCTCCTCGAAAAAAGCATGGCCGACCTCCTCTTCCACCAGACCCACGAGGCGATCATCCTGCTCGACCCGGATTTCACGATCCTCGACGCCAATCAGGCCTATCTGCAGGCGGTCGGCCGGTCCTTGAAGGAGGCGGTCGGGAAGCGCTGCTACGAGACGATCTACGGGTTCAACTCGCCTTGCTCGGAGTGGCAGCCGGAGATGCCCTGCCCGATGCTCGAGACGATGCGCACCGGCGAGCGCGCGCACGTGATCCACGAACGGATCGACGCGGACGGGCGCAGCGCCTACGCCACCCTCGAGACCTACCCGGTCAAGGACGAGGCGGGGAAGGTCGTGCGGGTGATCGAGATCCGCCGCGACATCACCCAGGAACTCCCGTCGCGCTGGGAGATGCGCCTCGAGGAGTTGAAGACGAACCTCGGCAAGCTCGTCCAGGAGGATCGGATCCTGAGCCTCGGCAAGCTTTCGGCGAGCTGCGCCCACGAGATCAACAACCCCATCCAGGGAATGCTCACCTTCGGGCACCTGATGCGCACCATCCTCGAGGAGAAGGCCCTCCCCGAACAGGGCGATCTGGAGCAGTTCAAGCAGTACCTCGAGCTCATGTGCAGCGAACTCGAGCGCTGCGGACGGATCGTATCCGGGCTCCTGTCGTTCGCCCGGGAGTCCTCGATGGAGCGGAAGGAGGTGGACATCAACGAGACCCTCCAGTCCGTCATCACGTTGACGAGGCACCACATGCAGCTCCAGGACCTGACGCTCGACCTCTCCCTGTCCGGCCGGCCGCTCTTCATCCGCGGCGATCCGAACCAGCTTCAGCAGTGCTTTCTGAACGTGATCTTCAACGCCATCGAGGCGACCCCCGAAGGAGGGACGGTCGCCATCCGGTCGCGGGCGGCCGCCGAGGAGGGCCGCGACTGGGCCGAGGTGAGCGTGGAGGACACCGGCTGCGGCATCGCGAAGGAGACCCTCTCCAAGATCTTCGACCCGTTTTTCACCACCAAGCCGGAGGGGAAAGGGACCGGTCTCGGGCTGTCGATCGTCTTTGGCGTCGTCAAGGGGCATGACGGGCGGATCGGGGTCGAGAGCGATGAGGGCCGCGGGACCCGCGTCACATTGAGCTTTCCCGTCCTGAACCCGGAAGAGGGGGAGTGA
- a CDS encoding sigma-54-dependent transcriptional regulator, whose protein sequence is MQEKLKIMVVDDEQIVRESLYQWFKKFSHVVETAASGFEALEKLEKVPFDVLFVDIKMPKMSGLELLERVKQEYPDTSVVIITAYGSIASAVDAMKMGASDYLLKPFRPDQMTLVLEKIAGQRELLGKYRYVKGLLAEKTRFDNIIGQSEAMQVIFDLIPEVAQSDSSVLITGETGTGKELVAKAIHAKSHRANSPFIAINCGAMPESLLESELFGHQKGAFTGADKNRKGFLEVISGGTLFLDEIGEISAKMQVDLLRVLEEKKILRIGERHPIDVDFRLISSTLRDLEKEVAEGRFREDFFYRINVIRLEIPPLRKRRDDIPLLIRHFLRKYSHETTKQVDHVTNEALECLKQYPWPGNVRELENAIERAVVLSKSRTLDAQDFAFLGGARLRPDRPRDLREMEKRHVEEILQEEDWNISHAAQALGINRVTLHKMIKRYGLKRPE, encoded by the coding sequence ATGCAGGAAAAGCTGAAGATCATGGTGGTCGACGACGAACAGATCGTCCGGGAGTCCCTCTACCAGTGGTTCAAGAAGTTCAGCCACGTGGTCGAGACCGCCGCCTCGGGTTTCGAGGCCCTCGAAAAGCTCGAGAAGGTCCCCTTCGACGTCCTCTTCGTCGACATCAAGATGCCCAAGATGAGCGGCCTCGAACTGCTCGAGCGTGTCAAGCAGGAGTATCCGGACACCTCGGTCGTGATCATCACCGCCTACGGTTCGATCGCCTCGGCGGTGGATGCCATGAAGATGGGGGCGAGCGACTACCTCCTCAAGCCCTTCCGCCCCGATCAGATGACCCTTGTCCTCGAGAAGATCGCCGGCCAGCGGGAGCTTCTCGGGAAGTACCGCTACGTCAAGGGACTCCTGGCCGAGAAGACCCGCTTCGACAACATCATCGGGCAGTCCGAAGCCATGCAGGTCATCTTCGATCTCATCCCCGAGGTGGCCCAGAGCGATTCCTCCGTCCTCATCACGGGGGAGACCGGCACGGGGAAGGAACTCGTGGCCAAGGCCATCCACGCCAAGAGCCACCGGGCCAACAGCCCCTTCATCGCCATCAACTGCGGGGCGATGCCGGAAAGCCTCCTCGAAAGCGAGCTCTTCGGGCATCAGAAGGGCGCCTTCACCGGCGCGGACAAGAACCGCAAGGGCTTCCTCGAAGTCATCTCGGGCGGGACCCTCTTCCTCGATGAGATCGGCGAGATCAGCGCCAAGATGCAGGTGGACCTGCTGCGGGTCCTCGAGGAGAAGAAGATCCTCCGGATCGGTGAGCGGCACCCGATCGACGTCGATTTCCGCCTGATCTCCTCGACCCTCCGCGACCTCGAAAAGGAGGTGGCCGAGGGTCGCTTCCGGGAGGATTTCTTCTACCGCATCAACGTGATCCGCCTCGAGATCCCGCCGCTCCGCAAGCGCAGGGACGACATCCCCCTCCTCATCCGCCACTTCCTGCGCAAGTACAGCCACGAGACCACCAAGCAGGTGGACCACGTGACGAACGAGGCCCTCGAGTGTTTGAAGCAGTACCCCTGGCCCGGCAACGTCCGGGAGCTCGAAAACGCCATCGAGCGGGCCGTCGTGCTCTCGAAATCGCGCACCCTGGACGCGCAGGATTTTGCCTTCCTCGGCGGAGCCCGCTTGCGCCCGGACCGCCCCAGGGACCTCCGCGAGATGGAAAAGCGGCATGTCGAGGAGATCCTCCAAGAGGAGGACTGGAACATCTCCCACGCCGCGCAGGCCCTCGGGATCAACCGCGTCACCCTGCACAAGATGATCAAGCGCTACGGCCTGAAACGCCCCGAGTGA